One segment of Chelmon rostratus isolate fCheRos1 chromosome 17, fCheRos1.pri, whole genome shotgun sequence DNA contains the following:
- the LOC121621176 gene encoding uncharacterized protein LOC121621176, producing the protein MCAVWFKLVTILCLSSTALTGPESGGVVWRDFGGSVTIQCRSPDPDQEFLTLKRGLGEDHVLVIENDTSKNTISKEFTGRLQLHGVFPSVDILIRNLTSGDTGPYWCFYSKFDLKSSQSVSKKGSGSVLLVVADTVKKCEPEKQNLVLVSVVISAAVLLGIIMGFLIWIILKTKTLRSTVKKRHVTSNDVYEDMRGTLRR; encoded by the exons ATGTGCGCTGTCTGGTTCAAACTCGTAACCATCCTTTGTCTCTCCAGCACAGCGCTGACTGGCCCAG AGAGCGGTGGAGTGGTGTGGAGAGATTTTGGAGGATCTGTCACTATCCAGTGCAGATCTCCTGATCCAGACCAAGAGTTCCTGACTCTGAAGAGAGGCCTCGGGGAAGACCATGTTTTGGTCATAGAGAACGACACATCAAAAAACACCATTTCTAAAGAATTCACGGGCAGACTTCAGCTACACGGAGTATTCCCCAGCGTGGACATTCTCATCAGAAACCTGACCTCAGGTGACACGGGGCCGTACTGGTGCTTTTACTCAAAGTTTGACCTCAAGTCCAGTCAATCCGTAAGCAAGAAAGGCAGCGGATCAGTGCTCCTGGTGGTGGCGG ACACGGTGAAGAAGTGTGAGCCAGAGAAACAGAACCTGGTCCTGGTGTCTGTTGTGATCTCTGCCGCTGTGCTGCTTGGCATCATCATGGGCTTCCTCATATGGATCATCCTCAAG ACAAAGACTCTGCgcagcacagtgaaaaaaagGCACGTCACCAGCAATGATGTTTACGAGGACATGCGTGGAACACTCAGGCGCTAA
- the LOC121620625 gene encoding small ubiquitin-related modifier 2-like produces the protein MADEKPKEAVKTENNEHINLKVAGQDGSVVQFKIKRHTPLIKLMKAYCERQGLAMRQIRFRFDGQPINETDTPAQLEMEDEDTIDVFQQQTGGLI, from the exons ATGGCTGATGAAAAACCAAAG GAAGCAgtcaagacagaaaacaacgaACACATAAACCTGAAGGTAGCGGGTCAGGATGGATCGGTAGTGCAGTTCAAGATCAAAAGACACACGCCGCTCATCAAGCTCATGAAAGCCTACTGCGAGAGACAG GGACTTGCAATGAGGCAAATCAGGTTCAGATTTGATGGACAGCCAATAAATGAGACAGACACACCAGCACAG TTGGAAATGGAAGATGAAGATACaattgatgtgtttcaacaacAGACGGGAGGCCTGATTTAA
- the LOC121620678 gene encoding jupiter microtubule associated homolog 1-like: MTTTTTFQGMSPGSKSSSRVLRPPGGDSSFSFGTDDNATPQRKSKMASSIFAEPEDPHAHRRNNPPSGSPTGTLCGEPSAPLRRCQQPLLFPKNPQPELTTIHNSGAALVWTQRQEVENGQEQANDECPDDVEHQEQEQQKEMPQPSDPSDGANAATGGRRNPPGGKSSLILG; the protein is encoded by the exons ATGACGACGACCACCACCTTTCAAGGAATGAGCCCCGGTTCTAAAAGCAGCTCCAG GGTACTACGACCGCCAGGCGGGGACTCAAGCTTCTCCTTCGGCACAGATGACAATGCAACCCCCCAGCGCAAGAGCAAGATGGCCTCCAGCATCTTTGCAGAACCTGAGGACCCCCATGCTCATCGGAGGAACAATCCACCCA GCGGGTCACCCACAGGAACCCTGTGCGGGGAGCCCTCAGCCCCACTTAGGAGATGCCAGCAGCCTCTTCTGTTCCCCAAGAACCCTCAACCGGAACTGACCACCATCCACAACTCTGGGGCAGCCTTGGTCTGGACCCAGAGACAAGAG GTTGAAAATGGCCAAGAACAAGCAAATGATG AGTGTCCTGACGATGTGGAGCACCAGGAGCAAGAGCAGCAGAAGGAGATGCCACAGCCCTCTGACCCGTCGGATGGTGCCAACGCCGCCACGGGCGGCCGAAGAAACCCACCTGGGGGCAAGTCCAGCCTCATCCTGGGTTGA